Proteins encoded in a region of the Ursus arctos isolate Adak ecotype North America unplaced genomic scaffold, UrsArc2.0 scaffold_2, whole genome shotgun sequence genome:
- the METTL22 gene encoding methyltransferase-like protein 22 isoform X7, whose translation MDEVTFKSDTVLSDVHLYTPNHRHFMVRLNGMGQPVFLSQFKLLWNQDSQTDSGTEGGRHGMGPAEETPPSRPGSARPPLGSGCSSDITSQEGVGARLDEDGDLDVERRPRAASDPEPAGPPRDKVHPTILTQEEDDPLADEAQESSPQDIIRIEHTMATPLEDVGKQVWRGALLLADYILFQRDVFQGCTVLELGAGTGLASIIAATVARTVYCTDVGTDLLAMCQRNIALNSHLTAAGGGVVKVKELDWLKDDLCTDPEVPFSWSQEDVSDLYSHTTILLAAEVFYDDDLTDALFKTLSRLAHKLKNACTAILSVEKRLNFTLRHLDVTCEAYDHFRSWLQRLERLADGRLRFAVEPVEASFPQLLVYERIQQLELWKIFVEPVM comes from the exons atggATGAGGTCACCTTCAAAAGTGACACTGTGCTCTCAGATGTCCATCTCTATACCCCGAACCACAGGCACTTCATGGTGCGGCTGAACGGCATGGGGCAGCCTG TTTTCCTGTCCCAGTTCAAGCTTCTGTGGAACCAAGACTCTCAGACAGACTCAGGGACTGAGGGTGGCCGTCATGGTATGGGTCCCGCAGAGGAGACGCCCCCCTCCAGGCCGGGCAGCGCCAGACCCCCTCTGGGGAGTGGCTGCAGTAGTGACATCACCAGCCAGGAGGGAGTGGGAGCTCGGCTGGACGAGGATGGGGATTTGGACGTCGAGAGGAGACCACGGGCGGCTTCGGACCCTGAGCCAGCAGGGCCTCCGAGAGACAAGGTACATCCCACGATTCTAACGCAGGAGGAAGACGACCCCTTGGCAGATGAAGCACAAGAGAGCAGCCCCCAGGATATCATCAGAATAG AGCACACCATGGCCACCCCCCTGGAGGATGTTGGCAAGCAG gTGTGGCGGGGTGCCCTGCTCCTGGCCGACTATATTCTGTTCCAACGGGACGTCTTCCAGGGCTGCACCGTGCTGGAGCTCGGGGCGGGCACGGGGCTGGCCAGCATCATCGCAGCCACCGTGGCACGCACCGTTTACTGTACAG ATGTCGGTACAGATCTCTTGGCCATGTGCCAGCGAAACATTGCCCTCAACAGCCACCTGACTGCCGCCGGAG GAGGTGTAGTTAAGGTCAAAGAACTGGACTGGCTCAAAGATGACCTGTGTACAG ACCCAGAGGTCCCCTTCAGCTGGTCACAGGAGGATGTCTCTGACCTGTACAGCCACACCACCATCCTGCTTGCAGCCGAAG TGTTTTACGACGATGACCTAACCGACGCTCTGTTTAAAACACTGTCCCGCCTCGCTCACAAACTGAAAAACGCCTGCACAGCCATTCTGTCTGTGGAAAAGAG GCTAAACTTCACGCTCAGACACCTGGACGTCACGTGCGAAGCCTACGACCACTTCCGCTCCTGGCTGCAGCGGCTGGAGAGGCTTGCGGACGGCCGGCTGCGCTTCGCGGTGGAGCCGGTGGAGGCCTCCTTCCCTCAGCTCCTCGTGTATGAGCGCATCCAGCAGCTG GAGCTCTGGAAGATCTTTGTGGAACCGGTAATGTGA
- the METTL22 gene encoding methyltransferase-like protein 22 isoform X10 produces MDEVTFKSDTVLSDVHLYTPNHRHFMVRLNGMGQPEHTMATPLEDVGKQVWRGALLLADYILFQRDVFQGCTVLELGAGTGLASIIAATVARTVYCTDVGTDLLAMCQRNIALNSHLTAAGGGVVKVKELDWLKDDLCTDPEVPFSWSQEDVSDLYSHTTILLAAEVFYDDDLTDALFKTLSRLAHKLKNACTAILSVEKRLNFTLRHLDVTCEAYDHFRSWLQRLERLADGRLRFAVEPVEASFPQLLVYERIQQLVGAAPTMCGPSLLCMTLLTPGSSRHMPRTLVLSGWRSASSRKLWWVLPILSPAHGPAGQPSPWTLERVLSLRAVQAPEAGGPSTESGW; encoded by the exons atggATGAGGTCACCTTCAAAAGTGACACTGTGCTCTCAGATGTCCATCTCTATACCCCGAACCACAGGCACTTCATGGTGCGGCTGAACGGCATGGGGCAGCCTG AGCACACCATGGCCACCCCCCTGGAGGATGTTGGCAAGCAG gTGTGGCGGGGTGCCCTGCTCCTGGCCGACTATATTCTGTTCCAACGGGACGTCTTCCAGGGCTGCACCGTGCTGGAGCTCGGGGCGGGCACGGGGCTGGCCAGCATCATCGCAGCCACCGTGGCACGCACCGTTTACTGTACAG ATGTCGGTACAGATCTCTTGGCCATGTGCCAGCGAAACATTGCCCTCAACAGCCACCTGACTGCCGCCGGAG GAGGTGTAGTTAAGGTCAAAGAACTGGACTGGCTCAAAGATGACCTGTGTACAG ACCCAGAGGTCCCCTTCAGCTGGTCACAGGAGGATGTCTCTGACCTGTACAGCCACACCACCATCCTGCTTGCAGCCGAAG TGTTTTACGACGATGACCTAACCGACGCTCTGTTTAAAACACTGTCCCGCCTCGCTCACAAACTGAAAAACGCCTGCACAGCCATTCTGTCTGTGGAAAAGAG GCTAAACTTCACGCTCAGACACCTGGACGTCACGTGCGAAGCCTACGACCACTTCCGCTCCTGGCTGCAGCGGCTGGAGAGGCTTGCGGACGGCCGGCTGCGCTTCGCGGTGGAGCCGGTGGAGGCCTCCTTCCCTCAGCTCCTCGTGTATGAGCGCATCCAGCAGCTGGTAGGTGCGGCCCCCACCATGTGCGGGCCGTCGTTGCTGTGCATGACACTGCTGACCCCAGGGTCCTCCAGACACATGCCCCGCACCCTGGTGCTATCGGGGTGGAGGAGCGCTAGCAGCCGAAAGCTGTGGTGGGTTCTCCCCATTCTTAGCCCTGCACATGGGCCTGCAGGCCAACCGTCACCTTGGACTTTAGAGCGTGTTCTTTCCTTGCGGGCAGTTCAGGCTCCGGAGGCAGGAGGGCCAAGCACAGAAAGTGGTTGGTGA
- the METTL22 gene encoding methyltransferase-like protein 22 isoform X9, whose translation MDEVTFKSDTVLSDVHLYTPNHRHFMVRLNGMGQPVFLSQFKLLWNQDSQTDSGTEGGRHGMGPAEETPPSRPGSARPPLGSGCSSDITSQEGVGARLDEDGDLDVERRPRAASDPEPAGPPRDKVWRGALLLADYILFQRDVFQGCTVLELGAGTGLASIIAATVARTVYCTDVGTDLLAMCQRNIALNSHLTAAGGGVVKVKELDWLKDDLCTDPEVPFSWSQEDVSDLYSHTTILLAAEVFYDDDLTDALFKTLSRLAHKLKNACTAILSVEKRLNFTLRHLDVTCEAYDHFRSWLQRLERLADGRLRFAVEPVEASFPQLLVYERIQQLGSCASAPFLRMTE comes from the exons atggATGAGGTCACCTTCAAAAGTGACACTGTGCTCTCAGATGTCCATCTCTATACCCCGAACCACAGGCACTTCATGGTGCGGCTGAACGGCATGGGGCAGCCTG TTTTCCTGTCCCAGTTCAAGCTTCTGTGGAACCAAGACTCTCAGACAGACTCAGGGACTGAGGGTGGCCGTCATGGTATGGGTCCCGCAGAGGAGACGCCCCCCTCCAGGCCGGGCAGCGCCAGACCCCCTCTGGGGAGTGGCTGCAGTAGTGACATCACCAGCCAGGAGGGAGTGGGAGCTCGGCTGGACGAGGATGGGGATTTGGACGTCGAGAGGAGACCACGGGCGGCTTCGGACCCTGAGCCAGCAGGGCCTCCGAGAGACAAG gTGTGGCGGGGTGCCCTGCTCCTGGCCGACTATATTCTGTTCCAACGGGACGTCTTCCAGGGCTGCACCGTGCTGGAGCTCGGGGCGGGCACGGGGCTGGCCAGCATCATCGCAGCCACCGTGGCACGCACCGTTTACTGTACAG ATGTCGGTACAGATCTCTTGGCCATGTGCCAGCGAAACATTGCCCTCAACAGCCACCTGACTGCCGCCGGAG GAGGTGTAGTTAAGGTCAAAGAACTGGACTGGCTCAAAGATGACCTGTGTACAG ACCCAGAGGTCCCCTTCAGCTGGTCACAGGAGGATGTCTCTGACCTGTACAGCCACACCACCATCCTGCTTGCAGCCGAAG TGTTTTACGACGATGACCTAACCGACGCTCTGTTTAAAACACTGTCCCGCCTCGCTCACAAACTGAAAAACGCCTGCACAGCCATTCTGTCTGTGGAAAAGAG GCTAAACTTCACGCTCAGACACCTGGACGTCACGTGCGAAGCCTACGACCACTTCCGCTCCTGGCTGCAGCGGCTGGAGAGGCTTGCGGACGGCCGGCTGCGCTTCGCGGTGGAGCCGGTGGAGGCCTCCTTCCCTCAGCTCCTCGTGTATGAGCGCATCCAGCAGCTG
- the METTL22 gene encoding methyltransferase-like protein 22 isoform X5, with protein MDEVTFKSDTVLSDVHLYTPNHRHFMVRLNGMGQPVFLSQFKLLWNQDSQTDSGTEGGRHGMGPAEETPPSRPGSARPPLGSGCSSDITSQEGVGARLDEDGDLDVERRPRAASDPEPAGPPRDKVHPTILTQEEDDPLADEAQESSPQDIIRIEHTMATPLEDVGKQVWRGALLLADYILFQRDVFQGCTVLELGAGTGLASIIAATVARTVYCTDVGTDLLAMCQRNIALNSHLTAAGGGVVKVKELDWLKDDLCTDPEVPFSWSQEDVSDLYSHTTILLAAEVFYDDDLTDALFKTLSRLAHKLKNACTAILSVEKRLNFTLRHLDVTCEAYDHFRSWLQRLERLADGRLRFAVEPVEASFPQLLVYERIQQLEEQHMARKISSLRKSAVTGHGT; from the exons atggATGAGGTCACCTTCAAAAGTGACACTGTGCTCTCAGATGTCCATCTCTATACCCCGAACCACAGGCACTTCATGGTGCGGCTGAACGGCATGGGGCAGCCTG TTTTCCTGTCCCAGTTCAAGCTTCTGTGGAACCAAGACTCTCAGACAGACTCAGGGACTGAGGGTGGCCGTCATGGTATGGGTCCCGCAGAGGAGACGCCCCCCTCCAGGCCGGGCAGCGCCAGACCCCCTCTGGGGAGTGGCTGCAGTAGTGACATCACCAGCCAGGAGGGAGTGGGAGCTCGGCTGGACGAGGATGGGGATTTGGACGTCGAGAGGAGACCACGGGCGGCTTCGGACCCTGAGCCAGCAGGGCCTCCGAGAGACAAGGTACATCCCACGATTCTAACGCAGGAGGAAGACGACCCCTTGGCAGATGAAGCACAAGAGAGCAGCCCCCAGGATATCATCAGAATAG AGCACACCATGGCCACCCCCCTGGAGGATGTTGGCAAGCAG gTGTGGCGGGGTGCCCTGCTCCTGGCCGACTATATTCTGTTCCAACGGGACGTCTTCCAGGGCTGCACCGTGCTGGAGCTCGGGGCGGGCACGGGGCTGGCCAGCATCATCGCAGCCACCGTGGCACGCACCGTTTACTGTACAG ATGTCGGTACAGATCTCTTGGCCATGTGCCAGCGAAACATTGCCCTCAACAGCCACCTGACTGCCGCCGGAG GAGGTGTAGTTAAGGTCAAAGAACTGGACTGGCTCAAAGATGACCTGTGTACAG ACCCAGAGGTCCCCTTCAGCTGGTCACAGGAGGATGTCTCTGACCTGTACAGCCACACCACCATCCTGCTTGCAGCCGAAG TGTTTTACGACGATGACCTAACCGACGCTCTGTTTAAAACACTGTCCCGCCTCGCTCACAAACTGAAAAACGCCTGCACAGCCATTCTGTCTGTGGAAAAGAG GCTAAACTTCACGCTCAGACACCTGGACGTCACGTGCGAAGCCTACGACCACTTCCGCTCCTGGCTGCAGCGGCTGGAGAGGCTTGCGGACGGCCGGCTGCGCTTCGCGGTGGAGCCGGTGGAGGCCTCCTTCCCTCAGCTCCTCGTGTATGAGCGCATCCAGCAGCTG GAGGAGCAGCACATGGCCAGGAAAATCAGCTCCTTACGAAAATCAGCAGTCACAGGACATGGCACTTAA
- the METTL22 gene encoding methyltransferase-like protein 22 isoform X1, which produces MDEVTFKSDTVLSDVHLYTPNHRHFMVRLNGMGQPVFLSQFKLLWNQDSQTDSGTEGGRHGMGPAEETPPSRPGSARPPLGSGCSSDITSQEGVGARLDEDGDLDVERRPRAASDPEPAGPPRDKVHPTILTQEEDDPLADEAQESSPQDIIRIEHTMATPLEDVGKQVWRGALLLADYILFQRDVFQGCTVLELGAGTGLASIIAATVARTVYCTDVGTDLLAMCQRNIALNSHLTAAGGGVVKVKELDWLKDDLCTDPEVPFSWSQEDVSDLYSHTTILLAAEVFYDDDLTDALFKTLSRLAHKLKNACTAILSVEKRLNFTLRHLDVTCEAYDHFRSWLQRLERLADGRLRFAVEPVEASFPQLLVYERIQQLVGAAPTMCGPSLLCMTLLTPGSSRHMPRTLVLSGWRSASSRKLWWVLPILSPAHGPAGQPSPWTLERVLSLRAVQAPEAGGPSTESGW; this is translated from the exons atggATGAGGTCACCTTCAAAAGTGACACTGTGCTCTCAGATGTCCATCTCTATACCCCGAACCACAGGCACTTCATGGTGCGGCTGAACGGCATGGGGCAGCCTG TTTTCCTGTCCCAGTTCAAGCTTCTGTGGAACCAAGACTCTCAGACAGACTCAGGGACTGAGGGTGGCCGTCATGGTATGGGTCCCGCAGAGGAGACGCCCCCCTCCAGGCCGGGCAGCGCCAGACCCCCTCTGGGGAGTGGCTGCAGTAGTGACATCACCAGCCAGGAGGGAGTGGGAGCTCGGCTGGACGAGGATGGGGATTTGGACGTCGAGAGGAGACCACGGGCGGCTTCGGACCCTGAGCCAGCAGGGCCTCCGAGAGACAAGGTACATCCCACGATTCTAACGCAGGAGGAAGACGACCCCTTGGCAGATGAAGCACAAGAGAGCAGCCCCCAGGATATCATCAGAATAG AGCACACCATGGCCACCCCCCTGGAGGATGTTGGCAAGCAG gTGTGGCGGGGTGCCCTGCTCCTGGCCGACTATATTCTGTTCCAACGGGACGTCTTCCAGGGCTGCACCGTGCTGGAGCTCGGGGCGGGCACGGGGCTGGCCAGCATCATCGCAGCCACCGTGGCACGCACCGTTTACTGTACAG ATGTCGGTACAGATCTCTTGGCCATGTGCCAGCGAAACATTGCCCTCAACAGCCACCTGACTGCCGCCGGAG GAGGTGTAGTTAAGGTCAAAGAACTGGACTGGCTCAAAGATGACCTGTGTACAG ACCCAGAGGTCCCCTTCAGCTGGTCACAGGAGGATGTCTCTGACCTGTACAGCCACACCACCATCCTGCTTGCAGCCGAAG TGTTTTACGACGATGACCTAACCGACGCTCTGTTTAAAACACTGTCCCGCCTCGCTCACAAACTGAAAAACGCCTGCACAGCCATTCTGTCTGTGGAAAAGAG GCTAAACTTCACGCTCAGACACCTGGACGTCACGTGCGAAGCCTACGACCACTTCCGCTCCTGGCTGCAGCGGCTGGAGAGGCTTGCGGACGGCCGGCTGCGCTTCGCGGTGGAGCCGGTGGAGGCCTCCTTCCCTCAGCTCCTCGTGTATGAGCGCATCCAGCAGCTGGTAGGTGCGGCCCCCACCATGTGCGGGCCGTCGTTGCTGTGCATGACACTGCTGACCCCAGGGTCCTCCAGACACATGCCCCGCACCCTGGTGCTATCGGGGTGGAGGAGCGCTAGCAGCCGAAAGCTGTGGTGGGTTCTCCCCATTCTTAGCCCTGCACATGGGCCTGCAGGCCAACCGTCACCTTGGACTTTAGAGCGTGTTCTTTCCTTGCGGGCAGTTCAGGCTCCGGAGGCAGGAGGGCCAAGCACAGAAAGTGGTTGGTGA
- the METTL22 gene encoding methyltransferase-like protein 22 isoform X11: MDEVTFKSDTVLSDVHLYTPNHRHFMVRLNGMGQPVFLSQFKLLWNQDSQTDSGTEGGRHGMGPAEETPPSRPGSARPPLGSGCSSDITSQEGVGARLDEDGDLDVERRPRAASDPEPAGPPRDKVWRGALLLADYILFQRDVFQGCTVLELGAGTGLASIIAATVARTVYCTDVGTDLLAMCQRNIALNSHLTAAGGGVVKVKELDWLKDDLCTDPEVPFSWSQEDVSDLYSHTTILLAAEVFYDDDLTDALFKTLSRLAHKLKNACTAILSVEKRLNFTLRHLDVTCEAYDHFRSWLQRLERLADGRLRFAVEPVEASFPQLLVYERIQQLELWKIFVEPVM, translated from the exons atggATGAGGTCACCTTCAAAAGTGACACTGTGCTCTCAGATGTCCATCTCTATACCCCGAACCACAGGCACTTCATGGTGCGGCTGAACGGCATGGGGCAGCCTG TTTTCCTGTCCCAGTTCAAGCTTCTGTGGAACCAAGACTCTCAGACAGACTCAGGGACTGAGGGTGGCCGTCATGGTATGGGTCCCGCAGAGGAGACGCCCCCCTCCAGGCCGGGCAGCGCCAGACCCCCTCTGGGGAGTGGCTGCAGTAGTGACATCACCAGCCAGGAGGGAGTGGGAGCTCGGCTGGACGAGGATGGGGATTTGGACGTCGAGAGGAGACCACGGGCGGCTTCGGACCCTGAGCCAGCAGGGCCTCCGAGAGACAAG gTGTGGCGGGGTGCCCTGCTCCTGGCCGACTATATTCTGTTCCAACGGGACGTCTTCCAGGGCTGCACCGTGCTGGAGCTCGGGGCGGGCACGGGGCTGGCCAGCATCATCGCAGCCACCGTGGCACGCACCGTTTACTGTACAG ATGTCGGTACAGATCTCTTGGCCATGTGCCAGCGAAACATTGCCCTCAACAGCCACCTGACTGCCGCCGGAG GAGGTGTAGTTAAGGTCAAAGAACTGGACTGGCTCAAAGATGACCTGTGTACAG ACCCAGAGGTCCCCTTCAGCTGGTCACAGGAGGATGTCTCTGACCTGTACAGCCACACCACCATCCTGCTTGCAGCCGAAG TGTTTTACGACGATGACCTAACCGACGCTCTGTTTAAAACACTGTCCCGCCTCGCTCACAAACTGAAAAACGCCTGCACAGCCATTCTGTCTGTGGAAAAGAG GCTAAACTTCACGCTCAGACACCTGGACGTCACGTGCGAAGCCTACGACCACTTCCGCTCCTGGCTGCAGCGGCTGGAGAGGCTTGCGGACGGCCGGCTGCGCTTCGCGGTGGAGCCGGTGGAGGCCTCCTTCCCTCAGCTCCTCGTGTATGAGCGCATCCAGCAGCTG GAGCTCTGGAAGATCTTTGTGGAACCGGTAATGTGA
- the METTL22 gene encoding methyltransferase-like protein 22 isoform X6, whose product MDEVTFKSDTVLSDVHLYTPNHRHFMVRLNGMGQPVFLSQFKLLWNQDSQTDSGTEGGRHGMGPAEETPPSRPGSARPPLGSGCSSDITSQEGVGARLDEDGDLDVERRPRAASDPEPAGPPRDKVHPTILTQEEDDPLADEAQESSPQDIIRIEHTMATPLEDVGKQVWRGALLLADYILFQRDVFQGCTVLELGAGTGLASIIAATVARTVYCTDVGTDLLAMCQRNIALNSHLTAAGGGVVKVKELDWLKDDLCTDPEVPFSWSQEDVSDLYSHTTILLAAEVFYDDDLTDALFKTLSRLAHKLKNACTAILSVEKRLNFTLRHLDVTCEAYDHFRSWLQRLERLADGRLRFAVEPVEASFPQLLVYERIQQLGSCASAPFLRMTE is encoded by the exons atggATGAGGTCACCTTCAAAAGTGACACTGTGCTCTCAGATGTCCATCTCTATACCCCGAACCACAGGCACTTCATGGTGCGGCTGAACGGCATGGGGCAGCCTG TTTTCCTGTCCCAGTTCAAGCTTCTGTGGAACCAAGACTCTCAGACAGACTCAGGGACTGAGGGTGGCCGTCATGGTATGGGTCCCGCAGAGGAGACGCCCCCCTCCAGGCCGGGCAGCGCCAGACCCCCTCTGGGGAGTGGCTGCAGTAGTGACATCACCAGCCAGGAGGGAGTGGGAGCTCGGCTGGACGAGGATGGGGATTTGGACGTCGAGAGGAGACCACGGGCGGCTTCGGACCCTGAGCCAGCAGGGCCTCCGAGAGACAAGGTACATCCCACGATTCTAACGCAGGAGGAAGACGACCCCTTGGCAGATGAAGCACAAGAGAGCAGCCCCCAGGATATCATCAGAATAG AGCACACCATGGCCACCCCCCTGGAGGATGTTGGCAAGCAG gTGTGGCGGGGTGCCCTGCTCCTGGCCGACTATATTCTGTTCCAACGGGACGTCTTCCAGGGCTGCACCGTGCTGGAGCTCGGGGCGGGCACGGGGCTGGCCAGCATCATCGCAGCCACCGTGGCACGCACCGTTTACTGTACAG ATGTCGGTACAGATCTCTTGGCCATGTGCCAGCGAAACATTGCCCTCAACAGCCACCTGACTGCCGCCGGAG GAGGTGTAGTTAAGGTCAAAGAACTGGACTGGCTCAAAGATGACCTGTGTACAG ACCCAGAGGTCCCCTTCAGCTGGTCACAGGAGGATGTCTCTGACCTGTACAGCCACACCACCATCCTGCTTGCAGCCGAAG TGTTTTACGACGATGACCTAACCGACGCTCTGTTTAAAACACTGTCCCGCCTCGCTCACAAACTGAAAAACGCCTGCACAGCCATTCTGTCTGTGGAAAAGAG GCTAAACTTCACGCTCAGACACCTGGACGTCACGTGCGAAGCCTACGACCACTTCCGCTCCTGGCTGCAGCGGCTGGAGAGGCTTGCGGACGGCCGGCTGCGCTTCGCGGTGGAGCCGGTGGAGGCCTCCTTCCCTCAGCTCCTCGTGTATGAGCGCATCCAGCAGCTG
- the METTL22 gene encoding methyltransferase-like protein 22 isoform X8 yields MDEVTFKSDTVLSDVHLYTPNHRHFMVRLNGMGQPVFLSQFKLLWNQDSQTDSGTEGGRHGMGPAEETPPSRPGSARPPLGSGCSSDITSQEGVGARLDEDGDLDVERRPRAASDPEPAGPPRDKVHPTILTQEEDDPLADEAQESSPQDIIRIEHTMATPLEDVGKQVWRGALLLADYILFQRDVFQGCTVLELGAGTGLASIIAATVARTVYCTDVGTDLLAMCQRNIALNSHLTAAGGGVVKVKELDWLKDDLCTDPEVPFSWSQEDVSDLYSHTTILLAAEVFYDDDLTDALFKTLSRLAHKLKNACTAILSVEKRLNFTLRHLDVTCEAYDHFRSWLQRLERLADGRLRFAVEPVEASFPQLLVYERIQQLVGIHAGT; encoded by the exons atggATGAGGTCACCTTCAAAAGTGACACTGTGCTCTCAGATGTCCATCTCTATACCCCGAACCACAGGCACTTCATGGTGCGGCTGAACGGCATGGGGCAGCCTG TTTTCCTGTCCCAGTTCAAGCTTCTGTGGAACCAAGACTCTCAGACAGACTCAGGGACTGAGGGTGGCCGTCATGGTATGGGTCCCGCAGAGGAGACGCCCCCCTCCAGGCCGGGCAGCGCCAGACCCCCTCTGGGGAGTGGCTGCAGTAGTGACATCACCAGCCAGGAGGGAGTGGGAGCTCGGCTGGACGAGGATGGGGATTTGGACGTCGAGAGGAGACCACGGGCGGCTTCGGACCCTGAGCCAGCAGGGCCTCCGAGAGACAAGGTACATCCCACGATTCTAACGCAGGAGGAAGACGACCCCTTGGCAGATGAAGCACAAGAGAGCAGCCCCCAGGATATCATCAGAATAG AGCACACCATGGCCACCCCCCTGGAGGATGTTGGCAAGCAG gTGTGGCGGGGTGCCCTGCTCCTGGCCGACTATATTCTGTTCCAACGGGACGTCTTCCAGGGCTGCACCGTGCTGGAGCTCGGGGCGGGCACGGGGCTGGCCAGCATCATCGCAGCCACCGTGGCACGCACCGTTTACTGTACAG ATGTCGGTACAGATCTCTTGGCCATGTGCCAGCGAAACATTGCCCTCAACAGCCACCTGACTGCCGCCGGAG GAGGTGTAGTTAAGGTCAAAGAACTGGACTGGCTCAAAGATGACCTGTGTACAG ACCCAGAGGTCCCCTTCAGCTGGTCACAGGAGGATGTCTCTGACCTGTACAGCCACACCACCATCCTGCTTGCAGCCGAAG TGTTTTACGACGATGACCTAACCGACGCTCTGTTTAAAACACTGTCCCGCCTCGCTCACAAACTGAAAAACGCCTGCACAGCCATTCTGTCTGTGGAAAAGAG GCTAAACTTCACGCTCAGACACCTGGACGTCACGTGCGAAGCCTACGACCACTTCCGCTCCTGGCTGCAGCGGCTGGAGAGGCTTGCGGACGGCCGGCTGCGCTTCGCGGTGGAGCCGGTGGAGGCCTCCTTCCCTCAGCTCCTCGTGTATGAGCGCATCCAGCAGCTG GTGGGGATTCATGCTGGAACTTAA
- the METTL22 gene encoding methyltransferase-like protein 22 isoform X2 gives MDEVTFKSDTVLSDVHLYTPNHRHFMVRLNGMGQPVFLSQFKLLWNQDSQTDSGTEGGRHGMGPAEETPPSRPGSARPPLGSGCSSDITSQEGVGARLDEDGDLDVERRPRAASDPEPAGPPRDKVHPTILTQEEDDPLADEAQESSPQDIIRIEHTMATPLEDVGKQVWRGALLLADYILFQRDVFQGCTVLELGAGTGLASIIAATVARTVYCTDVGTDLLAMCQRNIALNSHLTAAGGGVVKVKELDWLKDDLCTDPEVPFSWSQEDVSDLYSHTTILLAAEVFYDDDLTDALFKTLSRLAHKLKNACTAILSVEKRLNFTLRHLDVTCEAYDHFRSWLQRLERLADGRLRFAVEPVEASFPQLLVYERIQQLWGRKNSPEQQRLRSSSPLLQQRACSPWFACCGTHLLVNLGTLLSLSPAGALEDLCGTGNVTRRIHKHGFSTVLRIRF, from the exons atggATGAGGTCACCTTCAAAAGTGACACTGTGCTCTCAGATGTCCATCTCTATACCCCGAACCACAGGCACTTCATGGTGCGGCTGAACGGCATGGGGCAGCCTG TTTTCCTGTCCCAGTTCAAGCTTCTGTGGAACCAAGACTCTCAGACAGACTCAGGGACTGAGGGTGGCCGTCATGGTATGGGTCCCGCAGAGGAGACGCCCCCCTCCAGGCCGGGCAGCGCCAGACCCCCTCTGGGGAGTGGCTGCAGTAGTGACATCACCAGCCAGGAGGGAGTGGGAGCTCGGCTGGACGAGGATGGGGATTTGGACGTCGAGAGGAGACCACGGGCGGCTTCGGACCCTGAGCCAGCAGGGCCTCCGAGAGACAAGGTACATCCCACGATTCTAACGCAGGAGGAAGACGACCCCTTGGCAGATGAAGCACAAGAGAGCAGCCCCCAGGATATCATCAGAATAG AGCACACCATGGCCACCCCCCTGGAGGATGTTGGCAAGCAG gTGTGGCGGGGTGCCCTGCTCCTGGCCGACTATATTCTGTTCCAACGGGACGTCTTCCAGGGCTGCACCGTGCTGGAGCTCGGGGCGGGCACGGGGCTGGCCAGCATCATCGCAGCCACCGTGGCACGCACCGTTTACTGTACAG ATGTCGGTACAGATCTCTTGGCCATGTGCCAGCGAAACATTGCCCTCAACAGCCACCTGACTGCCGCCGGAG GAGGTGTAGTTAAGGTCAAAGAACTGGACTGGCTCAAAGATGACCTGTGTACAG ACCCAGAGGTCCCCTTCAGCTGGTCACAGGAGGATGTCTCTGACCTGTACAGCCACACCACCATCCTGCTTGCAGCCGAAG TGTTTTACGACGATGACCTAACCGACGCTCTGTTTAAAACACTGTCCCGCCTCGCTCACAAACTGAAAAACGCCTGCACAGCCATTCTGTCTGTGGAAAAGAG GCTAAACTTCACGCTCAGACACCTGGACGTCACGTGCGAAGCCTACGACCACTTCCGCTCCTGGCTGCAGCGGCTGGAGAGGCTTGCGGACGGCCGGCTGCGCTTCGCGGTGGAGCCGGTGGAGGCCTCCTTCCCTCAGCTCCTCGTGTATGAGCGCATCCAGCAGCTG TGGGGCAGAAAGAACAGCCCAGAGCAGCAGAGACTCAGAAGCAGCTCTCCACTCCTTCAGCAGCGTGCGTGCTCCCCGTGGTTCGCGTGTTGTGGGACTCATCTCCTTGTGAACCTCGGGACTCTGCTTTCTCTGTCCCCTGCAGGAGCTCTGGAAGATCTTTGTGGAACCGGTAATGTGACCCGTCGCATCCACAAGCATGGCTTCTCGACTGTTCTTAGAATACGTTTCTAA